A single Chryseobacterium sp. DNA region contains:
- a CDS encoding lycopene cyclase domain-containing protein: MMPYTYILINFFTVVICFLASFDRRIKFNKLFGTYLLSATVVAIPFIIWDIWFSSMGVWWFDTRYTLGLVIAGLPLEEWLFFYCIPFACVFTYYCLDQFFNLAWANAFNTLIVFTAVIFLSVAGLLYYDRIYTLLTVIVTLVTLCYLHFVARREWIGQATFTYLILMPGFFAVNGILTGSIIQSPVVNYNPADFLGVRMITIPVEDAVYGYSQFLLNIYCFTIAKKYINPEP, encoded by the coding sequence ATGATGCCTTATACCTATATTTTAATTAATTTTTTCACGGTTGTCATCTGCTTTTTAGCATCTTTTGACAGAAGAATAAAATTTAACAAACTTTTTGGTACCTACTTGCTCTCAGCTACAGTGGTCGCTATACCGTTTATTATCTGGGACATCTGGTTTAGCAGTATGGGGGTATGGTGGTTTGATACCCGCTATACGCTGGGTCTCGTCATAGCCGGGCTTCCTCTTGAGGAGTGGCTGTTTTTCTATTGTATACCTTTTGCCTGTGTTTTTACCTATTACTGCCTGGATCAATTTTTTAATCTTGCCTGGGCCAATGCTTTTAATACCCTTATTGTATTTACAGCGGTTATTTTTCTCAGCGTTGCAGGATTGTTGTATTATGATAGGATTTATACTTTATTAACTGTTATTGTAACGCTTGTAACGCTCTGCTATCTCCATTTTGTTGCCAGAAGAGAATGGATAGGGCAGGCAACTTTTACCTACCTGATTCTCATGCCTGGTTTTTTTGCTGTAAATGGTATACTGACAGGCTCCATCATCCAGTCGCCAGTTGTTAATTATAACCCTGCCGATTTCCTGGGAGTTAGGATGATTACTATTCCGGTAGAAGATGCAGTCTATGGGTACAGTCAGTTTTTACTTAATATCTATTGCTTTACAATTGCAAAAAAGTATATCAATCCTGAGCCATAG
- a CDS encoding sterol desaturase family protein, protein MNLLIVLLVFVSMEGATWLIHRYIMHGFLWVLHRDHHDHSNEGSLERNDLFFVIFAAPAIALLYRGVQQNFSNLFFIGLGISLYGMAYFFVHDIFIHQRAKIFTKTKNPYLLAIRRAHKQHHKHLGKEKGECFGFLWVPMTYFKMYFNKK, encoded by the coding sequence ATGAACCTGTTGATCGTCTTGCTGGTCTTTGTCTCCATGGAAGGAGCTACCTGGCTTATCCACAGGTACATTATGCATGGTTTTTTATGGGTACTGCATCGTGATCATCATGACCACAGCAATGAGGGCTCATTGGAAAGAAATGATTTATTTTTTGTCATCTTTGCTGCTCCAGCGATCGCTTTGCTGTATAGAGGAGTACAGCAGAACTTTAGTAATCTTTTTTTTATTGGCCTTGGAATCAGCCTGTACGGAATGGCTTACTTTTTTGTTCATGATATTTTTATTCATCAGAGGGCTAAAATTTTCACAAAAACTAAGAATCCATATCTTCTTGCCATCCGCCGTGCCCATAAGCAGCACCATAAGCACCTTGGAAAAGAAAAGGGGGAGTGCTTTGGTTTCCTGTGGGTTCCCATGACTTATTTTAAAATGTATTTTAATAAAAAATGA
- a CDS encoding phytoene/squalene synthase family protein, which translates to MKKLFDELSYDVSKRTTQKYSTSFSLGILALKPSIRSAVYAIYGFVRLADEIVDSFHTYNKEKLLNRLKTETYHALEEGISLNPILQSFQETVRNYRIDRKLIEQFLHSMEMDLQKIDYDSKLYNEYIYGSAEVVGLMCLQVFTEGNREKFEELKPFAMKLGSAFQKVNFLRDLKDDYHILGRTYFPGINMAVFDNAVKDQIEKEIEAEFKEALTGIKKLPGSSMFGVYLAYRYYLSLFEKIKRTSSQKILHNRIRIPNSQKVFLAFKSYIRYKSAYL; encoded by the coding sequence ATGAAAAAATTGTTTGATGAATTGTCTTACGACGTAAGCAAACGGACGACTCAGAAGTACAGCACGAGTTTTTCATTGGGAATATTAGCTTTGAAACCTTCCATACGTTCTGCTGTTTATGCGATTTATGGTTTTGTACGTCTGGCAGATGAGATTGTTGATAGCTTCCACACGTATAATAAAGAAAAACTGCTGAACAGATTAAAGACAGAAACTTACCATGCTTTGGAAGAAGGGATTTCCCTTAATCCGATTTTGCAGTCTTTCCAGGAGACTGTCCGCAACTACAGGATTGATAGAAAACTTATCGAACAGTTTTTGCACAGTATGGAAATGGATCTGCAGAAAATTGATTACGATTCAAAATTATACAACGAATACATCTATGGCTCTGCTGAAGTTGTTGGACTGATGTGCCTGCAGGTATTTACAGAAGGGAACAGGGAAAAGTTTGAAGAACTTAAACCGTTTGCAATGAAACTGGGATCAGCTTTTCAAAAAGTAAATTTTTTAAGGGATCTGAAGGATGACTACCACATTTTAGGACGGACCTATTTTCCCGGGATCAATATGGCAGTGTTTGACAATGCTGTGAAAGATCAGATTGAGAAAGAAATCGAAGCAGAATTTAAAGAAGCTTTAACAGGGATAAAAAAATTACCCGGCTCTTCCATGTTCGGGGTTTATCTTGCGTACAGATATTATCTGTCATTATTTGAAAAAATAAAGAGAACAAGTTCTCAAAAGATCTTACATAACAGAATCAGAATCCCCAATTCTCAAAAAGTATTCCTGGCATTTAAAAGCTATATACGCTATAAATCCGCTTATTTATGA